Below is a window of Veillonella rodentium DNA.
AGTTGCTCCGCCCGTTTACCGGTTTATACATTATTTGCTGCCGCATTCTTCCCTGAAGAATGGAGAGGTACTGTATTGTTCTGTGTTTATTTCTTAGGTATTATCTTCGGTATTATCTTTGCAAAAATCTTCCGTAAATTCTTGTTCTCTGGTGAAGCAGAACCATTTGTAATGGAATTACCTCCATATCACTTGCCAACGTTGAAAGCTACGCTTATGCATATGTATGAACGCGGTATCTTGTACCTTAAGAAAGCCGGTACATTCATCATGGCTGCATCTATCCTGATCTGGTTCATCACTTCCTATCCGATGGATGTAGAGTACTCTAAAGATTACGATGGAATGCATGAACAAGTCAACCAGACTTATGAAGTAAAAGATGCAGAAACATTACAACAGTTTGGCATTACAACAGATGATCAAAAAGACTCAGTTGATAAAATTGTAGAAGAAATGAAATCTACAGTAGAAGAAGCTAACAGTGCGGCTGAAGAAGCAGAAGAAGATGCACCTGAAATTGCCGTTGAAGATGATTCTGAAGCTCCTGAGCTATTTAATAGTATTAAAGATGATAATAAGGAATTGTTCCCGGCTGCTTGGGCTATGTACAAAAACAGTGCCAACTTGGATGAAGAAAATCAAAAAATCGACGAAGAACAAGCCGGTGAAAAACTGGAACAATCCTATGCTGCTACATTTGGTAAAGCTCTCAATCCTGTACTCGAACCATTGGGATTTGACTGGAAAATCGGCGTAGCTCTTGTAGCAGGTTTGGCAGCTAAAGAAGTTGTTATTTCTACATTAGGTACTATCTATGCAGTTGGTGGCGATGATAAGAATCCGGCACCGTTGACAGAGTATATGCAAAATGATCCTCACTTTACACCGTTGATTGCGTTAACCATGATGCTGTTTGTCTTGGTTTACCCGCCATGTCTTGCGACTCTTGCGGTTGTTAGACGTGAAACTGGATCCTGGAAGTGGGTATTATTCATGTTCTTCTATGAAAATGCCTTTGCATGGATTGCATGTTTTGTATTCTACAATGTAGGACGCGCTTTAGGATATTAATCTAAGGTGTTGATTAATTTAAGTATAACCACATCTTAGATATCCTTAATATTTTGCATTAAAGTCATGTGATTTAGATGTAGGTATTTTAAAAATAATACTTGATAATTATCAATATTCGTGGTTAAATGATAATGAGAAAAGAGAAATATCTAAAATATAGCTTTTATCTTATTTATCAATGAACAGATATTGAAAATTTTATTGATATTGAGAAAGAAGGCGTTATTATGGATTCTCTGATTATAGGACTCATAGTTGTATTAGCACTAGCTTATATCGGTTTTAAGTTTTATAAACAAATGAGCGGAAAAGGCGGCTGCGGTTGCGGTTCTGATTCCGGCTCTAGTGAATCCTCAAGCTGTGGGGGCTGTTGCGGTTGTGATAGCAATCAGAACTTGGGAATCAAACGTGCTGATAAGTAAGCTTCTACAACGATTTTCATTGTAATGAAAGAGGGGTCTCTATAACAGACTCCTCTTTTCATATATAATTTTTATATTTTAACAAAGTTAATAGGAAAGGATCATAATCATGTTCAGATTCAGAAGAAATAATTTAAGAAACGCTAATTTGTTTGCAGCAGGCCTTGCATTGGGTACTGTGGGTTTAAAAGTATTAACTTCTAAAGACGCTAAAAAGGTATATGCCGGTATCGTAGCAGCCGGTCTTCGCGCTAAAGAATCCGTATTGGAAACTGCTGAAAAAGTTCAAGCATCCGCATCCGATGTATTGGCTGAAGCTCAAGAAATCAATGAAGCTCGCAACGAAGAAATTTTTGAAGAAGATGAAAAATAATTAAAGGATGACGCATATGTTACAATTTTCTGTAGTACGAAAACTCAGAAATCGCTTGCATGTGAAGATAACGGGTCATCGCTTTACGGAAACTGAAGCGGCTTATATAGAGGATACTCTGTTATTGAATGATGCAGTTATAGATGTAACGTTCTATACACGAAGCAGTCAAGTTGCCATTAAACATAATGGTGATGAATCGGCCGTTCGTGAGGCAGTACTAGGTCTACGCGATTTGGATTTGTCCGAAGCACCTGCCTTGAGCGAGTATTCGCCACGATTGGTGAATAAAAAATACCGTGAGATGATGCTGAATAAAACGGCTCTATACTTAGGTAAAAAAGCTGTTTTACCGGCTCCTATTGCAGCGGCATGGGCGTGGTTTGACGGTCTTAAATTTATCGGAAAAGCGATTAAAACATTATGGCAACGCAAGTTGACCGTAGAGGTTCTTGACGGTGTTGCTATCGGTGCGGCACTGTTACAAAAAGATTATCCTACCGCAAGTATGGTCATGTACTTGCTAGGAATCGGTGATATTTTAGAAGAGTGGACACATCGTAAATCTGTATTGAATCTGGCTCAAAGTATGTCTTTGAATGTAGATAAGGTATGGGTTTTGACAGATGGTGTCGAAGTTAGCAAGAGCGTTAACGACATCGTTGCGGGCGATAAAATTATCGTTCGTCAAGGTGAAGTCATTCCTTTGGATGGCGTCGTTGTGGACGGTGTTATTCTTGTTAATGAAAGCTCCATGACCGGTGAGCCTGAGGCTGTTCGTCGTGATGAGGAAACCTCGGTATATGCGGGTACCGTTGTAGAGGAAGGTAAAGCCGTTATTGAAGTGCGCAGCACATCTAAATCATCCCGATATGAAAAAATCGTAAGTCTCATCGAAGAATCCGAACAGATGAAATCCGGTATGGAACAACAGGCTTATCGCATGGCGGATAAATTAGTTCCTATCAGCTTTATCGGTGCAGGCTTGACATATTTGTTGACTCGTAATGTGATGAAGGCCTTATCCTTTGTCATGGTTGACTTCTCCTGTGCGTTGAAGCTTTCCATCCCGTTGGCTGTGCTTTCAGCGATGCAGGAAGCGGCAAAACTCGGGATTACCGTAAAAGGCGGTAAATTCTTAGAACAGATCGCACAAGCGGATATGATTGTATTCGACAAAACAGGTACTCTTACAAAAGCGGAACCTGAATTTGAACAAATCATCCCGTTCAATGGACAAGATCCGGATGAAATGTTGAAATTGGCGGCATGTATTGAGGAACATTTCCCTCATTCCATGGCAAAAGCGGTTGTACGTGCCGCAAAAGATCATGCATTGCCTCATAAGGAAATGCATTCCGATGTAGAATACGTCGTTGCTCACGGTATCGCCTCCAAAGTCGGTCGTTACCGCGTACGCATCGGCAGCGCTCATTATATCTTTGATGATGAAAAAACAAAGATCCCTGCAGATGAACAGGAAAAATTTGATAATTTACCGGA
It encodes the following:
- a CDS encoding heavy metal translocating P-type ATPase, coding for MLQFSVVRKLRNRLHVKITGHRFTETEAAYIEDTLLLNDAVIDVTFYTRSSQVAIKHNGDESAVREAVLGLRDLDLSEAPALSEYSPRLVNKKYREMMLNKTALYLGKKAVLPAPIAAAWAWFDGLKFIGKAIKTLWQRKLTVEVLDGVAIGAALLQKDYPTASMVMYLLGIGDILEEWTHRKSVLNLAQSMSLNVDKVWVLTDGVEVSKSVNDIVAGDKIIVRQGEVIPLDGVVVDGVILVNESSMTGEPEAVRRDEETSVYAGTVVEEGKAVIEVRSTSKSSRYEKIVSLIEESEQMKSGMEQQAYRMADKLVPISFIGAGLTYLLTRNVMKALSFVMVDFSCALKLSIPLAVLSAMQEAAKLGITVKGGKFLEQIAQADMIVFDKTGTLTKAEPEFEQIIPFNGQDPDEMLKLAACIEEHFPHSMAKAVVRAAKDHALPHKEMHSDVEYVVAHGIASKVGRYRVRIGSAHYIFDDEKTKIPADEQEKFDNLPDTSSHLYLAIGGTLAAVICIKDPVREEAKQVVADLHKLGVKKVVMMTGDSKRNAKRVAAEIGIDEVHAEVLPEDKATYVRQAKEEGYTVMMVGDGINDSPAISEAHVGIAMNEGAPIAQKIANVTISSDHLQALVDLRRISLALMKRIKANYNGIVGFNGALVLGGVVGALPPGQAAWLHNLFTLGVGLESMTPLLKKEESQSDTETIDVTADTVVA
- a CDS encoding DUF6110 family protein, whose translation is MFRFRRNNLRNANLFAAGLALGTVGLKVLTSKDAKKVYAGIVAAGLRAKESVLETAEKVQASASDVLAEAQEINEARNEEIFEEDEK
- a CDS encoding FeoB-associated Cys-rich membrane protein: MDSLIIGLIVVLALAYIGFKFYKQMSGKGGCGCGSDSGSSESSSCGGCCGCDSNQNLGIKRADK